A part of Magnetospirillum sp. ME-1 genomic DNA contains:
- a CDS encoding class I SAM-dependent methyltransferase, translated as MAGSHHRRSTCRLCASRRLTEVVKLVPTPPANAFVPESELGRAQERFPLDVFFCEDCAHVQLLDVVDPRVLFEHYVYVSGTSPVFVKHFEDYAAFVMERFKPVAGGLVLDIGSNDGTLLSFFQKAGMRVLGIDPAQEISATATARGIPTICGFFGADKGAEIAAGHGKAEVITANNVFAHIDDLSGVVDGVRGLLSPSGVFVFEVSYLVDVFENTLFDTIYHEHLDYHSVKPLVRFFAAKGMELIEAIRVGSHGGSLRGIAQLKGGVRPVGQSVADAVALEERLGLDKAATLAKFAADIEALGAELNRLLQTLKGEGKRIGAFGAPAKATTLMYHFGIGPDLVDFIIDDSPLKQGLYSPGMHIPVVSSADGFAREPDYLVILAWNFARPIIEKNVAFREKGGKFIIPIPKVEVV; from the coding sequence ATGGCCGGTTCGCATCATCGCCGCTCCACCTGCCGCCTGTGCGCAAGCCGGCGCCTGACCGAAGTGGTCAAGCTGGTCCCCACGCCCCCGGCCAACGCCTTCGTTCCGGAATCCGAGCTGGGCAGGGCGCAGGAGCGCTTTCCGCTGGACGTGTTCTTCTGCGAGGATTGCGCCCATGTCCAATTGCTGGACGTGGTCGATCCCCGCGTGCTGTTCGAGCACTACGTCTACGTCTCGGGAACCTCGCCGGTCTTCGTGAAGCATTTCGAGGATTACGCCGCCTTCGTCATGGAGCGCTTCAAGCCGGTGGCGGGCGGCCTGGTGCTGGATATCGGCTCCAATGACGGCACCTTGCTGTCGTTCTTCCAGAAGGCCGGCATGCGCGTGCTGGGTATCGATCCCGCCCAGGAGATTTCCGCCACCGCTACCGCGCGCGGCATCCCCACCATCTGCGGCTTCTTCGGCGCCGACAAGGGGGCCGAGATCGCGGCCGGCCACGGCAAGGCCGAGGTGATCACCGCCAATAACGTCTTCGCCCATATCGACGACCTGTCGGGCGTGGTGGATGGGGTGCGCGGCCTGCTGTCGCCGTCGGGCGTATTCGTCTTCGAGGTGTCCTATCTGGTGGACGTGTTCGAGAACACCCTGTTCGACACCATCTACCACGAGCACCTGGACTATCACTCGGTCAAGCCCCTGGTCCGCTTCTTTGCCGCCAAGGGCATGGAGCTGATCGAGGCCATCCGGGTCGGCTCCCATGGCGGAAGCTTGCGCGGCATCGCCCAGTTGAAGGGCGGGGTCCGTCCGGTGGGCCAGTCGGTGGCCGATGCGGTGGCGCTGGAGGAGCGGCTGGGCCTGGACAAGGCCGCGACGCTGGCCAAGTTCGCCGCCGACATCGAGGCGCTGGGCGCCGAGTTGAACCGGCTGCTGCAAACCCTCAAGGGCGAAGGCAAGCGCATCGGGGCCTTCGGCGCCCCGGCCAAGGCCACGACGCTGATGTACCATTTCGGCATCGGGCCGGATCTGGTTGATTTCATCATCGATGATTCGCCGCTGAAGCAGGGCCTGTATTCGCCGGGCATGCACATCCCGGTGGTGTCGTCGGCGGATGGCTTCGCCCGCGAGCCCGATTACCTGGTGATCCTGGCCTGGAACTTCGCCCGGCCGATTATCGAAAAGAACGTCGCCTTCCGTGAGAAGGGCGGCAAATTCATCATTCCCATTCCCAAGGTCGAGGTCGTGTGA
- a CDS encoding cupin domain-containing protein, with protein sequence MSHDHYHDIEPVTEEEKLSWPPFDKVVKLEKAFTDARGTIQPLVDRLMKSAVLIESKKGSLRANHYHKTDWHYCYVVTGSIEYWHRPTGSTEEPTRMIVKAGEMVFTPPMVDHGMVFPEDCTFLTLSRNSRDQAAYEADVVRIDLLATEGLTSWKPGDK encoded by the coding sequence ATGTCCCATGACCATTACCACGACATCGAGCCGGTCACCGAAGAGGAGAAGCTCAGCTGGCCGCCCTTCGACAAGGTGGTCAAGCTCGAGAAGGCCTTCACCGACGCGCGCGGCACCATCCAGCCGCTGGTCGACCGCCTGATGAAGAGCGCGGTGCTGATCGAATCCAAGAAGGGTTCCTTGCGCGCCAACCACTACCACAAGACCGACTGGCACTATTGCTACGTGGTCACCGGTTCCATCGAATACTGGCACCGCCCCACGGGCAGCACCGAAGAGCCCACCCGCATGATCGTCAAGGCCGGCGAGATGGTGTTCACGCCCCCCATGGTCGATCACGGCATGGTCTTCCCCGAGGATTGCACCTTCCTGACGCTCTCGCGCAATTCCCGCGACCAGGCGGCCTACGAGGCCGACGTGGTGCGCATCGATCTGCTGGCCACCGAGGGCCTGACCTCGTGGAAGCCGGGCGACAAGTAA
- a CDS encoding glycosyltransferase family 2 protein: MIKLSVVVPVYNEEGTIITLLRKISDVVIEGVEVEVIVVDDGSKDSSRRLLEENPGLYATLISQPNGGKGSAVKTGLRAATGDYVLFQDADLEYDPADYTRLLKPVLLYNADVVMGSRFIAPEFTRVFYFWHKVGNAFISLFFNLLNNTTFTDIYSCYLLYRRSLINPDRLETLGWEQHAEILSRCLSGAKSLYEVPISYHGRGYDEGKKIKAYHVFAVLWAILRFRFIR, from the coding sequence ATGATCAAGCTTAGTGTCGTTGTGCCTGTCTATAACGAGGAAGGCACCATCATTACATTGCTTCGCAAGATTTCAGATGTCGTCATCGAGGGCGTCGAAGTCGAAGTAATTGTGGTCGATGACGGGTCGAAAGATTCATCACGGCGGCTGCTTGAAGAGAATCCCGGCCTTTATGCCACGCTGATCAGCCAGCCCAACGGCGGCAAGGGCTCGGCCGTCAAGACCGGCCTGCGCGCCGCGACGGGCGACTATGTGCTGTTCCAGGATGCCGATCTGGAATACGACCCGGCCGATTACACCCGGCTGCTGAAGCCCGTGCTGCTGTACAACGCCGACGTGGTGATGGGCAGCCGTTTCATCGCCCCCGAATTCACCCGGGTCTTCTATTTCTGGCACAAGGTGGGCAACGCCTTCATCTCGTTGTTCTTCAACCTGCTGAACAACACCACCTTCACCGACATCTACAGTTGCTACCTGCTGTACCGCCGCTCGCTGATCAACCCCGATCGGCTGGAGACCCTGGGCTGGGAACAGCATGCCGAAATCCTGTCGCGTTGCCTGTCCGGCGCCAAGAGCCTCTACGAGGTTCCCATCAGCTATCATGGGCGCGGCTACGACGAGGGCAAGAAGATCAAGGCCTATCACGTGTTCGCCGTGCTGTGGGCCATCCTGCGCTTCCGCTTCATCCGCTGA